A window of Hevea brasiliensis isolate MT/VB/25A 57/8 chromosome 14, ASM3005281v1, whole genome shotgun sequence contains these coding sequences:
- the LOC110648368 gene encoding metacaspase-1 produces the protein MCAKFDKKLVQNNTEEKGKFFKKLGLVWKFIFKPKNKESPDTKPSSPLDASKLAEAPVPEDGRRKHALLIGVSYKGTKYELKGTINDVKTMKDWLINNFGFKAENIRILTEEEPNEELKPTKENIRNSMKWLVKDCGGRDSLVFYFSGHGLRQPDFENDERDGFDETICPIDYLTAGMILDNEIYSTIVRPLPEGVTLHAIVDACHSGTVLDLSYVYNRETKTWDDNSPPSGVKKNTSGGLAITISACRDDQMAADTDAFSEDDVKMSGALTHTLTSHVSKGNEITYGKLLDAIYKDIEDADKRGWIVGRLLRKLFNARLLQKPQLSTSEPFDVYQKRFYL, from the exons ATGTGTGCTAAGTTTGATAAAAAACTTGTACAGAATAACACTGAAGAGAAAGGAAAATTTTTTAAGAAGCTTGGCTTGGTTTGGAAGTTTATCTTCAAGCCTAAGAATAAGGAATCTCCGGACACTAAACCATCCTCCCCTTTGGATGCATCCAAGTTGGCGGAAGCCCCGGTGCCGGAGGACGGGAGGAGAAAACATGCACTGCTTATCGGGGTGAGTTACAAAGGCACGAAGTATGAGCTCAAGGGAACTATCAATGATGTAAAGACAATGAAGGATTGGTTGATTAATAACTTTGGATTTAAGGCAGAGAACATTCGCATTCTCACAg AAGAAGAGCCAAATGAAGAATTGAAACCAACAAAGGAGAACATTCGGAACTCAATGAAATGGCTTGTGAAGGACTGCGGAGGACGTGACTCCTTGGTGTTCTACTTCTCCGGACATGGCTTGCGACAACCGGATTTCGAGAATGATGAGCGCGATGGGTTCGATGAAACTATTTGCCCGATCGATTATCTCACAGCAGGCATGATCCTTGACAATGAAATTTATTCCACCATTGTTCGCCCACTTCCTGAAGGTGTCACACTCCATGCAATTGTTGACGCTTGTCATAGTGGAACTGTTCTTGATCTATCTTATGTCTACAACAGAGAAAC GAAGACGTGGGATGACAACAGTCCACCATCTGGTGTTAAAAAAAATACAAGTGGTGGATTGGCGATTACAATCAGTGCTTGTCGAGATGATCAAATGGCTGCAGATACTGAT GCCTTCAGTGAAGATGATGTGAAAATGAGTGGAGCTTTAACCCATACTCTGACAAGTCATGTGAGCAAAGGCAATGAAATAACATATGGTAAACTACTTGACGCCATCTATAAGGACATTGAGGACGCTGACAAACGAGGCTGGATAGTCGGCAGGCTCTTGAGAAAACTGTTCAATGCGAGGTTATTACAG AAGCCTCAACTTTCTACCTCTGAACCCTTTGATGTTTATCAGAAGCGTTTCTATTTATAA
- the LOC110648372 gene encoding metacaspase-1-like, giving the protein MSTDERMNPSNKFVLMKDTRGYSCGRCRQRLFPITINVSEIQFQCPACQRVASSPGRPYEGSCNNTADGRVSNVVQKYRNKFFGCHDRQNSDSEKPNSLNWNPSPLQSSSSPSSSRSDQRPRKRALLIGVTYKKWKYRLKGTVNDVRNMRSLLIESFGFKPQNILVLTEDETEPNLTPTKKNIEISLQWLVKDCRRGDSLVFFFSGHGLRQPDFNRDERDGFDETICPVDFLNEGMILDNDINSTIVWPLPEGVTLHSIVDACHSGTILDLVYVYNREKDKWEDNSPPNGTRKHTNGGLAISLSACEDNQMAADTTAFTEKGMNGALTYILIEIVKKHPETTYSDLLDKIHATIDDVNNSGCLFSRVLRSMFHNKILQKPQLSASEPFQVKKKKFIL; this is encoded by the exons ATGTCTACTGATGAGAGAATGAATCCAAGTAATAAGTTTGTCCTCATGAAGGATACTAGAGGATACAGTTGTGGCAGATGCCGACAACGATTATTCCCAATTACAATAAATGTCTCAGAAATCCAGTTCCAATGCCCAGCATGCCAAAGAGTTGCATCTAGTCCAGGTCGACCATATGAAGGAAGCTGTAATAATACAGCAGATGGCAGAGTTTCTAATGTTGTCCAAAAGTACAGGAATAAGTTTTTCGGATGCCATGATCGTCAAAACAGTGATTCAGAAAAACCCAACTCATTGAATTGGAATCCTTCTCCTTTACAGTCCTCCTCATCTCCATCGTCTTCTCGATCTGATCAGAGACCAAGAAAACGAGCGCTGCTAATCGGAGTAACTTACAAGAAGTGGAAGTACAGGCTAAAGGGAACTGTCAATGATGTCAGGAATATGAGAAGTTTGTTGATCGAAAGTTTCGGTTTCAAACCACAGAACATCCTCGTTCTCACAG AAGATGAGACAGAGCCAAATCTAACTCCTACAAAGAAAAACATTGAGATATCCTTGCAATGGCTTGTGAAGGATTGCAGGAGGGGTGACTCCCTGGTGTTTTTTTTCTCCGGCCACGGCTTGCGACAACCGGATTTCAATAGGGATGAACGTGATGGGTTTGATGAAACTATTTGCCCTGTTGATTTCTTGAACGAAGGAATGATTCTTGATAATGATATTAATTCCACCATTGTTTGGCCGCTTCCTGAAGGTGTCACTCTTCATTCAATTGTCGATGCTTGTCACAGCGGAACCATTCTTGATCTTGTCTATGTTTACAACAGAGAAAA AGATAAATGGGAAGATAATAGCCCTCCAAATGGTACAAGGAAACATACAAATGGTGGATTGGCAATTTCTCTCAGTGCTTGTGAAGATAACCAAATGGCTGCCGACACCACG GCTTTCACAGAAAAGGGAATGAATGGTGCTCTAACCTATATTCTAATAGAAATTGTGAAGAAACACCCAGAAACAACATACAGTGACCTACTTGATAAGATACATGCGACCATTGATGACGTCAATAACAGTGGATGCCTTTTTTCAAGGGTTTTAAGATCCATGTTCCACAACAAGATTTTACAG AAGCCTCAACTTTCAGCTTCAGAACCATTTCaagttaagaaaaaaaaatttattttgtaa
- the LOC110648373 gene encoding uncharacterized protein LOC110648373 produces MALLKRIDSSKKDEMHIRISKMGASIEIAQNSIQETSSSGPNGEPNSGFSSSKQNLAPNQELLASVSDCELKSDSSLSESDIECGMIDESQELELYQQQSDHMIDKGIGMIDDANNVLDVALDSSFAIEQHGNTSKALGGTYCLAVFTDEVDNSVIEQERGSECCSPAPMSDQKLCSIENDVNLVGTDKQENCETDKVDKTSSVEVEIGIVSNDRDADNDIVPETVQQSFKEGGGL; encoded by the coding sequence ATGGCTTTGCTAAAGAGAATTGACTCTTCAAAAAAAGATGAAATGCATATAAGAATCTCCAAAATGGGTGCTTCAATTGAAATAGCTCAGAATTCCATTCAAGAAACATCGTCTTCTGGCCCTAATGGTGAACCCAATAGTGGGTTTTCTTCTAGTAAACAGAATCTGGCTCCTAATCAAGAACTTTTAGCTTCTGTTTCTGATTGTGAACTGAAATCTGATTCTTCTCTCAGTGAATCCGACATAGAATGTGGCATGATTGACGAATCTCAGGAATTGGAGTTATATCAGCAACAAAGTGATCATATGATTGATAAAGGGATAGGAATGATTGATGATGCTAACAATGTCCTAGATGTTGCGTTAGATTCTTCATTTGCTATTGAGCAACATGGTAATACATCTAAAGCTCTTGGTGGAACATATTGTCTGGCAGTATTCACTGATGAAGTGGACAATTCTGTCATTGAGCAGGAACGAGGTTCTGAATGTTGTTCCCCTGCACCAATGAGTGATCAGAAACTTTGTAGCATTGAGAATGATGTCAATTTGGTTGGCACAGACAAACAAGAGAACTGTGAGACTGACAAAGTGGATAAAACGAGTAGTGTAGAGGTTGAAATTGGCATTGTAAGCAATGATAGGGATGCAGATAATGATATTGTACCAGAAACTGTGCAGCAATCTTTCAAGGAAGGTGGTGGACTTTAG